One genomic segment of Micromonospora sp. WMMC415 includes these proteins:
- a CDS encoding serine/threonine-protein kinase has protein sequence MSPFTPSLRLHDRYVLRERIGRGGMSEVWRAHDEVLHRPVAVKALAGELAADPQLRATIQREARAAARLSHPHVTQVYDYGEASLAGGAVVPYLVMELVDGHNLADRLAAGPLPWPEAVRMAAQVAAALADAHRIGVVHRDIKPGNVMLTATGAKVLDFGIAALAGPDHPLAGQTGELLMGTPAYFAPERMRPGPPNPASDVYALGALLYRTLTGRAHLRVDSWEDAVDVHARGATVPPPAVPGLPADVARLTLACLAADPARRPTAAQLAAHLRATRPAAPPANPPTAILPSVAASTPAHAPTLVDRRPATPDGAGPRPPAPTRAPARRSDRPVAALVAAGLALVVATVAALVLGDRGDQAPTAGRSVPVEAPSSSPAPRPSTAAPTTAGPAPVNLREVAAEFAAVLALAVAQGDVDRKTAEQLGRDLVELGGRPRDRAERVEKLRERLDKAVEDGKLDPTVAAQLDALLADTGGTRRDG, from the coding sequence ACCGGTACGTCCTGCGCGAGCGCATCGGCCGCGGCGGGATGTCCGAGGTGTGGCGCGCCCACGACGAGGTGCTGCACCGGCCGGTGGCGGTGAAGGCCCTCGCCGGCGAGCTGGCCGCCGACCCTCAGCTCCGGGCCACCATCCAGCGCGAAGCCCGCGCGGCCGCCCGGCTGAGCCACCCGCACGTGACCCAGGTGTACGACTACGGCGAGGCGTCCCTCGCCGGTGGCGCCGTCGTGCCGTACCTGGTGATGGAGCTGGTGGACGGGCACAACCTCGCCGACCGGCTGGCCGCCGGCCCGCTGCCTTGGCCCGAGGCGGTCCGGATGGCCGCGCAGGTCGCCGCGGCGCTCGCCGACGCCCACCGGATCGGCGTCGTGCACCGCGACATCAAACCCGGCAACGTCATGCTCACCGCCACCGGCGCGAAGGTGCTCGACTTCGGCATCGCCGCCCTGGCCGGTCCCGACCACCCCCTGGCCGGGCAGACCGGTGAGCTGCTGATGGGCACGCCCGCGTACTTCGCCCCGGAGCGGATGCGGCCCGGCCCGCCGAACCCGGCCAGCGACGTGTACGCCCTCGGCGCGCTGCTCTACCGCACGCTCACCGGCCGGGCGCACCTGCGCGTGGACAGCTGGGAGGACGCGGTCGACGTGCACGCCCGTGGCGCCACCGTGCCGCCACCGGCCGTACCCGGGCTACCGGCCGACGTCGCGCGGCTCACGCTCGCCTGCCTCGCCGCCGATCCGGCCCGCCGTCCCACCGCCGCGCAGCTCGCCGCCCACCTGCGTGCCACGCGACCCGCCGCCCCACCCGCGAACCCGCCGACCGCGATCCTGCCGTCCGTCGCCGCGTCGACGCCCGCCCACGCGCCGACGCTGGTCGACCGGCGCCCGGCCACCCCCGACGGTGCCGGGCCACGGCCGCCCGCCCCGACCCGGGCACCCGCCCGACGGTCGGACCGGCCGGTCGCCGCCCTGGTGGCCGCGGGTCTCGCCCTGGTCGTCGCGACCGTCGCCGCGCTGGTCCTCGGCGACCGGGGCGACCAGGCCCCGACCGCGGGACGGTCCGTGCCGGTCGAGGCGCCGAGCAGCTCGCCCGCGCCGAGACCCAGCACCGCCGCGCCCACCACCGCCGGACCGGCGCCGGTCAACCTGCGCGAGGTGGCCGCCGAGTTCGCCGCGGTGCTCGCGCTGGCGGTCGCCCAGGGCGACGTCGACCGCAAGACCGCCGAGCAGCTGGGCAGGGACCTCGTCGAGCTGGGCGGCCGGCCGCGGGACCGGGCCGAGCGGGTCGAGAAGCTGCGCGAGCGCCTCGACAAGGCCGTCGAGGACGGCAAGCTCGACCCGACGGTGGCCGCCCAGCTCGACGCCCTGCTCGCCGACACCGGCGGCACCCGGCGCGACGGCTGA
- a CDS encoding carbon-nitrogen hydrolase family protein, translated as MRTPLRIAVAQPAGEPYDVAVNAARHADAVRAADVRVVVFPELSLTGYHLDAPVLDPTHPVLAPLVEACAATGALALAGAPVAGDHIATLAVDGGGARVAYRKMWLGGTEPRRFSPGPAPAVLDVDGWRLGLAICRDTGVAEHARRTAAAGIEVYVASVLEAARDAAVTDGRAHRIATAHRVHVAVASFAGSSGEGYPEAAGRSAIWSPDGTVLARAGAATGDIARTVLG; from the coding sequence ATGCGTACGCCCCTGCGTATCGCCGTCGCGCAACCGGCGGGTGAGCCGTACGACGTCGCGGTCAACGCGGCTCGGCACGCCGACGCGGTCCGCGCGGCGGACGTCCGGGTCGTGGTCTTCCCGGAGTTGTCCCTGACCGGCTACCACCTGGACGCGCCCGTCCTCGACCCCACCCACCCGGTGCTGGCGCCACTGGTCGAGGCGTGTGCCGCGACGGGGGCGCTGGCCCTGGCCGGCGCGCCGGTCGCCGGTGACCACATCGCGACGCTGGCCGTGGACGGCGGCGGGGCGCGGGTGGCGTACCGGAAGATGTGGCTGGGTGGGACGGAGCCGCGACGCTTCTCCCCCGGCCCGGCACCGGCGGTGCTCGACGTGGACGGCTGGCGGCTGGGCCTGGCGATCTGCAGGGACACCGGGGTCGCGGAGCACGCCCGGCGCACCGCCGCCGCGGGGATCGAGGTGTACGTGGCGTCCGTCCTCGAGGCCGCCCGGGACGCGGCGGTGACCGACGGGCGGGCCCACCGGATCGCCACGGCGCACCGGGTCCACGTGGCCGTGGCCAGCTTCGCCGGCTCGTCCGGCGAGGGCTACCCGGAGGCGGCCGGCCGATCGGCGATCTGGTCCCCGGACGGCACCGTGCTGGCGCGGGCCGGCGCGGCGACCGGCGACATCGCCCGGACGGTCCTGGGATGA
- a CDS encoding DedA family protein, with amino-acid sequence MSGTAHALLAAGTATGEAAPPQDGLVGYVTGLVERLGGPGAGLAVALENLFPPIPSEVILPLAGFVAGQGRMSLVSAIFWTTLGSLLGALALYYIGAALGRERMRAIAARLPLVKLSDVDRTEEWFLRHGVKAVFFGRMIPIFRSMISIPAGVERMPILTFAVYTTLGSLIWNTTFVMAGYLLGDNWHLVEGYAGALQKIVIVACAVGLVWFVVTRVRRSRTAGGVLPNGPEDEFPSSVPPADGVPDPHGRGTLYRSSWSQGQDVG; translated from the coding sequence ATGTCTGGAACCGCGCACGCCCTACTCGCCGCCGGCACCGCCACCGGGGAGGCCGCACCACCCCAGGACGGCCTCGTCGGGTACGTCACCGGCCTGGTGGAACGGCTCGGAGGGCCCGGCGCGGGTCTGGCCGTGGCCCTGGAGAACCTCTTCCCGCCGATCCCCAGCGAGGTGATCCTGCCGCTCGCCGGGTTCGTCGCCGGGCAGGGCCGGATGAGCCTGGTCAGCGCGATCTTCTGGACGACGCTCGGCTCGCTGCTCGGCGCGCTGGCCCTGTACTACATCGGGGCCGCGCTCGGGCGGGAGCGGATGCGGGCCATCGCCGCCCGGCTGCCGCTGGTGAAGCTGAGTGACGTGGACCGCACCGAGGAGTGGTTCCTCCGGCACGGCGTCAAGGCGGTGTTCTTCGGGCGGATGATCCCGATCTTCCGCAGCATGATCTCCATCCCGGCGGGCGTGGAACGGATGCCGATCCTGACCTTCGCCGTCTACACCACGCTGGGCAGCCTGATCTGGAACACCACGTTCGTCATGGCCGGCTACCTGCTCGGGGACAACTGGCATCTCGTCGAGGGGTACGCCGGCGCCCTTCAGAAGATCGTCATCGTCGCCTGTGCGGTGGGGCTCGTCTGGTTCGTCGTCACGCGGGTGCGCCGGTCGCGTACGGCCGGTGGTGTGCTGCCGAACGGGCCCGAGGACGAGTTCCCCTCGTCCGTCCCGCCCGCCGACGGCGTACCCGACCCGCACGGCCGCGGCACGCTGTACCGCAGCTCGTGGTCGCAGGGGCAGGACGTCGGATAG
- a CDS encoding excinuclease ABC subunit UvrA yields the protein MQQPDRSAADSHDMIEVRGARENNLASVSVDIPKRRLTVFTGVSGSGKSSLVFGTIAAESQRLINETYSAFLQTFMPSLSRPDVDSLRNLTPAIVVDQERMGVNSRSTVGTATDAYAMLRIVFSRLGQPYVGGAGAFSFNLAEGMCPACEGLGRVSDLDVTELVDVEKSLNGGAITVPNFGVDTWYWQIVANSGLFDPDAKLQDYTPQQWQDLLHKPATKIKVGSNNWTYEGLVVKVRRLYLAKDRESMQPQIRAFVDRAVTFTTCADCGGTRLNAAALSSRIAGRNIAECAAMQISDLAEFVRGIDDPAVAPLVANLRDLLDSLVEIGLGYLSLDRESATLSGGEAQRVKMVRHLGSPLSDVTYVFDEPTVGLHPHDIARMNDLLRRLRDKGNTVLVVEHKPETIVIADHVVDLGPGAGTAGGHVCYTGDVGGLRRSDTLTGRHLDHRVRLRDQVRTPTGHLAIRNADLHNLRDVSVDVPLGVLTVVTGVAGSGKSSLIHGSLRRRNGVVIVDQSPIRGSRRSNPATYTGLLDPVRTAFAKANGVKAALFSANSEGACPTCKGIGLVYTDLAMMAGVASVCERCEGRRFTDEVLTYRLRGKNISEVLAMPVSEARDFFPSGPARVILDRLADVGLSYITLGQPLTTLSGGERQRLKLAIYMAEKTSTYVLDEPTTGLHLADVDQLLALLDRLVDAGNTVVVIEHHQAVMAHADWLIDLGPGAGHDGGRIVFTGTPAELVAHGDTLTARHLREYVAR from the coding sequence ATGCAGCAGCCAGACCGGTCCGCCGCCGACAGCCACGACATGATCGAGGTACGCGGAGCGCGGGAGAACAACCTCGCCTCCGTCTCGGTCGACATCCCCAAGCGCCGGCTGACCGTCTTCACCGGGGTCTCCGGCTCCGGCAAGTCCTCGCTGGTCTTCGGCACCATCGCCGCGGAGTCACAGCGGCTGATCAACGAGACCTACAGCGCGTTCCTCCAGACCTTCATGCCGAGCCTGTCCCGGCCGGACGTGGACTCCCTGCGCAACCTCACCCCGGCCATCGTCGTCGACCAGGAGCGGATGGGCGTCAACTCCCGCTCGACGGTCGGCACCGCCACCGACGCGTACGCGATGCTGCGCATCGTCTTCAGCCGGCTCGGCCAGCCGTACGTCGGCGGGGCGGGCGCGTTCAGCTTCAACCTCGCCGAGGGCATGTGCCCGGCCTGCGAAGGGCTGGGCCGGGTCTCCGACCTCGACGTCACCGAACTCGTCGACGTGGAGAAGTCGCTCAACGGCGGCGCGATCACCGTCCCCAACTTCGGCGTCGACACCTGGTACTGGCAGATCGTCGCCAACTCCGGGCTGTTCGATCCGGACGCCAAACTCCAGGACTACACGCCGCAGCAGTGGCAGGACCTCCTCCACAAGCCGGCCACGAAGATCAAGGTCGGCAGCAACAACTGGACGTACGAGGGGCTGGTCGTCAAGGTCCGGCGGCTCTACCTCGCCAAGGACCGCGAGTCGATGCAGCCGCAGATCCGGGCGTTCGTCGACCGGGCGGTCACGTTCACGACCTGCGCCGACTGCGGCGGCACCCGGCTGAACGCCGCCGCCCTCTCCTCCCGGATCGCCGGGCGCAACATCGCCGAGTGCGCCGCCATGCAGATCAGCGACCTGGCCGAGTTCGTGCGGGGCATCGACGACCCGGCGGTCGCCCCGCTCGTCGCCAATCTGCGCGACCTGCTCGACTCCCTCGTCGAGATCGGTCTGGGCTACCTCAGCCTGGACCGCGAGTCGGCCACCCTCTCCGGCGGCGAGGCGCAGCGGGTGAAGATGGTGCGGCACCTCGGCTCGCCGCTCTCCGACGTCACGTACGTCTTCGACGAGCCCACCGTCGGCCTGCACCCGCACGACATCGCCCGCATGAACGACCTGCTGCGGCGGCTGCGCGACAAGGGCAACACGGTGCTGGTGGTCGAGCACAAGCCGGAGACCATCGTGATCGCCGACCACGTCGTCGACCTCGGGCCCGGCGCCGGTACGGCCGGCGGCCACGTCTGCTACACCGGCGACGTCGGCGGCCTGCGCCGCTCCGACACGCTCACCGGCCGGCACCTCGACCACCGGGTCCGGCTGCGCGACCAGGTCCGGACGCCCACCGGGCACCTGGCGATCCGCAACGCCGACCTGCACAACCTACGCGACGTGAGCGTGGACGTCCCGCTCGGCGTGCTGACCGTGGTCACCGGGGTGGCCGGCTCCGGCAAGAGCTCGCTCATCCACGGCTCCCTGCGCCGCCGCAACGGGGTGGTCATCGTCGACCAGTCCCCCATCCGGGGCTCGCGGCGCAGCAATCCCGCCACGTACACCGGCCTGCTCGACCCGGTACGCACCGCCTTCGCGAAGGCGAACGGCGTGAAGGCCGCGCTGTTCAGCGCCAACTCCGAGGGCGCCTGCCCGACCTGCAAGGGCATCGGCCTCGTCTACACGGACCTGGCCATGATGGCCGGGGTCGCCTCGGTCTGCGAGCGGTGCGAGGGCCGCCGGTTCACCGACGAGGTGCTCACCTACCGGCTGCGTGGGAAGAACATCAGCGAGGTGCTGGCGATGCCGGTCAGCGAGGCGCGGGACTTCTTCCCGAGCGGTCCGGCCCGGGTCATCCTCGACCGGCTCGCCGACGTCGGGCTGAGCTACATCACGCTGGGCCAGCCGCTCACCACCCTCTCCGGCGGCGAGCGGCAGCGACTCAAGCTGGCCATCTACATGGCCGAGAAGACCAGCACGTACGTCCTCGACGAACCGACCACCGGCCTGCACCTGGCCGACGTGGACCAGCTGCTCGCCCTGCTCGACCGTCTCGTCGACGCCGGCAACACGGTCGTCGTCATCGAGCACCACCAGGCGGTGATGGCGCACGCCGACTGGCTGATCGACCTCGGGCCGGGCGCGGGCCACGACGGCGGGCGGATCGTCTTCACCGGCACACCCGCCGAACTGGTCGCCCACGGGGACACGCTCACCGCCCGCCACCTGCGCGAGTACGTCGCCCGCTGA
- a CDS encoding class I SAM-dependent methyltransferase: MALVSYDDAEAAAFAATRELPPASLDRWRHAVQQHLRPRDTTTLLDLGCGTGAWAHAFTGWFGIRVVGVEPATAMRAYADHRPLLAGDAGALPLRDSSVDAAWLSTMLHHVPDLDAAAHELRRVLRPGAPVLIRSPFPGRHQRIGLFHWFPEAIEVLETYPDLARVRAVFAAAGFPVSSVEAVAQTTAASLADFAHRLDRRAHTPLRLISDDAYEAGVARLRAAAPHTPGPVVDHLDLLVLR; the protein is encoded by the coding sequence GTGGCTCTGGTCTCCTACGACGACGCCGAGGCGGCGGCCTTCGCCGCCACCCGGGAGCTGCCCCCGGCCAGCCTCGACCGCTGGCGCCACGCCGTGCAGCAGCACCTGCGGCCCCGGGACACCACGACCCTGCTCGACCTGGGCTGCGGCACCGGTGCCTGGGCGCACGCCTTCACCGGGTGGTTCGGCATCCGGGTGGTGGGCGTGGAGCCCGCGACGGCGATGCGCGCGTACGCGGACCACCGGCCGCTGCTCGCCGGGGACGCCGGGGCGTTGCCACTGCGCGACTCCAGCGTGGACGCCGCCTGGCTGTCGACGATGCTGCACCACGTTCCGGACCTCGACGCGGCGGCCCACGAGCTGCGCCGGGTGCTGCGCCCCGGCGCGCCGGTGCTGATCCGCTCCCCCTTCCCCGGGCGCCACCAGCGGATCGGTCTCTTCCACTGGTTCCCGGAGGCCATCGAGGTGCTGGAGACGTACCCCGATCTGGCCCGCGTCCGCGCCGTGTTCGCCGCGGCCGGCTTCCCGGTCAGCAGCGTCGAGGCGGTCGCCCAGACCACCGCCGCGTCCCTCGCGGACTTCGCGCACCGACTGGACCGGCGGGCGCACACGCCGCTGCGGTTGATCAGCGACGACGCGTACGAGGCCGGCGTGGCCCGGCTGCGTGCCGCCGCGCCGCACACCCCCGGGCCGGTCGTCGACCACCTGGACCTGCTCGTGCTGCGTTAG
- a CDS encoding protein-tyrosine phosphatase family protein: MRERDDWTGLPGVVVLPSGAAVRGRRLADPAPPADFALLLAPGPVPAWPHRRIRWPDFWVPVDRADALDALREALARAHGGERVEVACRGGTGRTGTALAALAILDGLPHREAVPWVRAHYRPRAVETPWQRRWLHRLR, encoded by the coding sequence GTGCGTGAACGCGACGATTGGACAGGGCTGCCGGGCGTCGTCGTCCTCCCCAGCGGAGCCGCCGTACGCGGGCGCCGCCTCGCCGACCCGGCCCCGCCGGCCGACTTCGCGCTGCTGCTGGCGCCGGGGCCGGTGCCGGCCTGGCCGCACCGGCGGATCCGCTGGCCGGACTTCTGGGTGCCGGTCGACCGCGCCGACGCGCTGGACGCCCTCCGGGAGGCGCTGGCCCGCGCCCACGGCGGCGAGCGGGTCGAGGTGGCGTGCCGGGGCGGCACCGGCCGTACCGGCACCGCCCTGGCGGCGCTGGCGATCCTCGACGGGCTGCCGCACCGGGAGGCGGTGCCCTGGGTACGCGCCCACTACCGGCCCCGGGCCGTGGAGACACCCTGGCAGCGTCGCTGGCTCCACCGGCTCCGGTGA
- a CDS encoding MerR family transcriptional regulator, translating into MRTARRLRAVDVAATAGISTQQVRNYVADGVLPPVERTPSGYRIFTEAHVRALAVARRMAEGHGWARTREVMTAVHRGDLPAALAALDGGHAELDRERAEIRRVLGAFETVVSAPAVAAPRDGARIGGVARRVGVRTSQLRLWEERGLLRPVRDRATGYRVYDAAELRAAQVVALLRRGAYPFDIISAVLDELRTTGSAVRVRAELARREQDLHRRSLRWLRATAALHDYLRERGEAGPV; encoded by the coding sequence GTGAGGACAGCGCGCCGGCTCCGGGCCGTGGACGTCGCCGCGACGGCCGGCATCTCCACCCAGCAGGTCCGCAACTACGTCGCCGACGGGGTGCTGCCGCCGGTCGAGCGCACCCCGTCCGGGTACCGGATCTTCACCGAGGCGCACGTGCGGGCCCTCGCCGTGGCGCGGCGGATGGCCGAGGGGCACGGCTGGGCGCGTACGCGGGAGGTCATGACCGCGGTCCACCGGGGTGACCTGCCGGCGGCGCTGGCGGCGCTCGACGGCGGCCACGCCGAGCTGGACCGGGAGCGGGCCGAGATCCGGCGGGTGCTCGGCGCGTTCGAGACCGTGGTGTCCGCGCCGGCGGTCGCGGCGCCGCGGGACGGCGCGCGGATCGGCGGGGTGGCGCGGCGGGTCGGCGTCCGCACCTCCCAGCTGCGGTTGTGGGAGGAGCGCGGCCTGCTCCGGCCGGTGCGCGACCGGGCCACCGGCTACCGGGTGTACGACGCGGCCGAGCTGCGCGCCGCGCAGGTGGTCGCGCTGCTGCGGCGCGGGGCGTACCCGTTCGACATCATCTCCGCCGTGCTGGACGAGCTGCGCACCACCGGCAGCGCCGTCCGGGTGCGCGCCGAGTTGGCACGCCGCGAGCAGGATCTGCACCGCCGGAGCCTGCGGTGGTTGCGGGCGACCGCGGCGCTGCACGACTACCTGCGCGAACGCGGCGAGGCCGGCCCGGTCTGA